One segment of Gloeomargarita sp. SRBZ-1_bins_9 DNA contains the following:
- a CDS encoding TPM domain-containing protein has protein sequence MGRWLWVGVLVLWLWLGGMAAAQATAVSDLPATPPASWVFDEADVFSPSTVNQVNRILTQLSQDTGFQVHVVSLRRLDYGETANSFGEKLFQRWFPDGGARQVLVTLVARTATADLQAGAEVLPLLPSATAVSVVEETLLKPVRNNVYNLALVNTVARLQAILSGQPDPGPPPEEVERIEGTFATAAETRQSRDIWTAVVIVLLILATVIPMVTYYWYVQR, from the coding sequence ATGGGACGCTGGTTATGGGTTGGGGTATTGGTTTTATGGCTGTGGTTGGGGGGGATGGCAGCCGCCCAAGCCACGGCCGTCAGCGACCTGCCAGCGACACCACCCGCCAGTTGGGTCTTCGACGAAGCCGATGTGTTTAGCCCCAGCACCGTCAACCAGGTCAACCGCATCCTGACCCAACTCAGTCAAGACACGGGTTTTCAGGTCCACGTCGTCAGCCTGCGCCGTCTGGATTATGGGGAAACCGCCAACAGTTTTGGCGAAAAACTGTTTCAACGCTGGTTCCCCGATGGGGGCGCCAGACAGGTTTTGGTAACCCTGGTGGCTCGGACGGCAACGGCGGATTTGCAGGCCGGCGCCGAGGTGCTTCCCCTGTTACCGTCAGCCACGGCGGTCAGTGTGGTGGAAGAAACGCTGCTGAAACCGGTGCGCAATAACGTTTACAACCTGGCCCTGGTGAACACGGTAGCCCGCCTGCAAGCCATACTCTCGGGTCAACCCGACCCCGGCCCGCCCCCGGAAGAGGTGGAACGGATCGAAGGGACCTTTGCCACGGCTGCTGAAACTCGCCAAAGCAGGGACATCTGGACGGCGGTGGTGATTGTCCTGTTGATCCTGGCGACCGTGATTCCCATGGTGACCTACTACTGGTACGTCCAGCGATGA
- a CDS encoding polyribonucleotide nucleotidyltransferase, producing MQKSILFDGREIRLRLGELAPQAGGSVLVSCQDTAVLVTATQGTAREGVDFLPLMVEYEERLYAAGRIPGGFLRREGRPPEKVILTSRLIDRPLRPLIPDWLREDIQVVATTLSLDEEVPPDILAILGASLAVATAGIPFLGPMAAVRVGLLGDEFIINPTYAEIEAGDLDLVVAGSPQGVVMVECRANQLPEQDMIEAIDFGHEAIQELIRAQQELLAEMGITLTVPPAPEPPADLVELVEQTAAADVQAVLDQTIADKQQRNQALEAIKAKVTAALDTLPEEDPRRQATAHDPKLVDVLFKALTKKLMRRHVLEKGIRVDGRKVDEVRPIYCEVGILPRRVHGSALFQRGSTQILSAVTLGTPADAQELADDLHPEEEKRYLHHYNFPPYSVGEARPLRAPSRREIGHGALAERALVPVLPSKDEFPYVLRVVSEVLSSNGSTSMGSVCGSTLALMDAGVPLKRPVSGVAMGLIKEGDQVQVLTDIQDIEDFLGDMDFKVAGTDTGITALQMDMKIPGLDVATLGRAIHQAKAGRLFILEKMLAALAAPRPSLSPYAPRLLTLKIDPELIGVVIGPGGKTIRGITEETGAKVDIEEDGTVTISAVDEEKAQKAYRIIDGMTRKLNEGDVYAGRVTRIIPIGAFVEILPGKEGMIHISQLAEHRVGKVEDVVSVGDEVIVRVREIDSRGRINLTRLGIHPDEAASARQRSRMT from the coding sequence ATGCAAAAGTCAATATTGTTTGACGGAAGGGAGATCCGTCTGCGCTTGGGTGAGTTGGCGCCCCAGGCGGGGGGTTCAGTGTTGGTTTCTTGTCAGGATACGGCGGTTTTGGTGACGGCAACCCAGGGAACTGCGCGGGAGGGGGTGGACTTCTTGCCCCTGATGGTGGAATACGAGGAACGCTTGTATGCCGCCGGTCGGATTCCTGGGGGGTTTTTGCGCCGGGAAGGACGGCCTCCGGAAAAGGTGATTTTGACCAGCCGATTGATCGACCGGCCCCTACGCCCCCTGATCCCGGATTGGCTACGGGAAGACATCCAGGTGGTGGCCACAACCCTGTCCCTGGATGAGGAGGTGCCCCCGGACATCTTGGCTATTTTGGGGGCGTCTTTGGCAGTGGCCACGGCGGGGATTCCTTTCCTGGGGCCGATGGCGGCGGTACGGGTGGGCCTGTTGGGGGATGAATTTATTATCAACCCTACCTATGCGGAAATCGAGGCCGGCGACCTGGACTTGGTGGTGGCGGGTTCGCCCCAGGGGGTGGTGATGGTGGAATGCCGGGCCAACCAACTGCCGGAGCAGGACATGATCGAGGCCATTGATTTCGGTCACGAGGCCATCCAGGAGCTGATCCGGGCACAGCAGGAGTTGTTGGCGGAGATGGGCATTACCCTGACTGTGCCCCCGGCGCCGGAACCCCCAGCGGACCTGGTGGAATTGGTGGAACAGACGGCGGCGGCAGACGTTCAGGCAGTGCTGGACCAGACGATTGCCGATAAGCAACAGCGTAACCAAGCCCTGGAGGCGATCAAGGCCAAGGTGACGGCGGCCCTGGACACCTTACCGGAGGAAGACCCCCGACGACAAGCGACCGCCCACGACCCGAAGCTGGTGGATGTCCTGTTCAAGGCGCTGACCAAGAAACTCATGCGCCGCCATGTGCTGGAAAAGGGTATTCGGGTGGATGGCCGGAAGGTGGACGAGGTGCGGCCCATCTACTGTGAAGTGGGCATTCTCCCCCGGCGGGTGCATGGGTCGGCCCTGTTCCAGCGGGGTTCGACGCAAATTCTCTCGGCGGTGACCCTGGGAACGCCAGCAGATGCCCAGGAGTTGGCGGATGACCTGCACCCGGAGGAGGAAAAGCGTTACCTGCATCACTACAATTTCCCGCCCTACTCGGTGGGGGAAGCGCGGCCATTGCGGGCACCTTCACGCCGGGAAATTGGGCATGGGGCGCTGGCGGAACGGGCGTTGGTGCCGGTGTTGCCCAGCAAAGACGAATTCCCCTATGTGTTGCGGGTGGTGTCGGAGGTGCTCTCTTCCAATGGTTCCACCTCCATGGGGTCCGTCTGTGGGTCAACCCTGGCGTTGATGGATGCGGGGGTTCCCCTCAAACGCCCCGTGAGTGGGGTGGCTATGGGGTTAATCAAAGAGGGGGACCAGGTGCAGGTGCTGACGGACATCCAGGACATCGAGGATTTCCTAGGGGACATGGACTTCAAGGTGGCCGGCACTGACACGGGGATTACGGCTTTGCAGATGGACATGAAAATCCCTGGTTTGGACGTGGCTACCCTGGGGCGGGCGATTCACCAGGCGAAGGCCGGGCGGCTATTCATTCTGGAAAAGATGTTGGCGGCCCTGGCGGCTCCCCGACCGAGTTTGTCCCCCTACGCCCCACGCCTGCTGACTCTGAAGATTGACCCCGAACTGATCGGTGTGGTGATTGGGCCGGGGGGCAAGACCATTCGCGGCATCACCGAGGAGACGGGGGCCAAGGTGGACATTGAGGAGGATGGAACAGTCACCATCAGCGCCGTGGATGAGGAGAAAGCCCAGAAGGCCTACCGGATCATTGACGGCATGACTCGCAAGCTGAATGAGGGGGATGTGTACGCCGGTCGGGTGACGCGGATCATTCCCATTGGGGCGTTTGTGGAAATCCTGCCGGGGAAGGAAGGGATGATCCACATCTCCCAGTTGGCGGAACACCGGGTGGGCAAGGTGGAAGACGTGGTTTCCGTCGGCGATGAGGTGATTGTGCGGGTGCGGGAGATCGATAGCCGAGGCCGGATTAACCTGACCCGCCTGGGGATTCACCCGGATGAGGCGGCGTCGGCCCGACAACGCAGTAGAATGACCTGA
- a CDS encoding metalloregulator ArsR/SmtB family transcription factor: MATAQRMAQWLAFLADPNRLRILSILATGPHCVGDLVNLLQMSQSAVSHQLRTLRAMGVVQGQRQGRHVIYRLHDDHVLTIYETVRQHLRELNLI, encoded by the coding sequence ATGGCGACGGCACAGCGCATGGCCCAATGGCTGGCTTTTTTAGCCGACCCAAACCGGTTACGGATTTTGTCCATTTTGGCGACGGGACCCCACTGCGTCGGGGATTTGGTGAATTTGCTGCAAATGAGCCAATCGGCGGTTTCGCACCAGTTGCGTACCTTACGGGCGATGGGGGTAGTGCAGGGACAACGCCAGGGTCGCCACGTCATTTACCGGCTCCACGATGACCATGTGTTGACGATTTACGAAACGGTGCGCCAGCATTTACGAGAACTGAACCTGATTTGA